In Saprospiraceae bacterium, a genomic segment contains:
- a CDS encoding redoxin domain-containing protein produces MKFLHFLAFFFLMAPHFAMKTNGDPEVQVYFFLLEDCKITKSYIPEIRKIADDYRGTSIDFKAVFSNPSSIPDSVYLFLDSYQLPMDVFFDEDQKLANEFQIRVMPEVVVVHRKLHKIIYQGRIDNLFASLGKKRARATTHELRDCLAALKQGIIPLPKKTEAIGCFLEKQSKN; encoded by the coding sequence ATGAAATTTTTACATTTCCTTGCATTTTTTTTCCTGATGGCCCCTCATTTTGCAATGAAAACAAATGGTGATCCGGAAGTCCAGGTTTATTTCTTTTTACTGGAAGATTGCAAAATTACCAAATCCTATATCCCGGAAATTAGAAAAATTGCAGATGATTACAGGGGCACTTCAATAGATTTTAAAGCAGTATTTTCCAATCCATCCTCCATCCCAGATAGTGTTTATCTTTTCTTAGATAGTTATCAATTGCCTATGGATGTTTTTTTTGATGAAGATCAAAAACTGGCCAATGAATTTCAAATAAGAGTTATGCCGGAAGTCGTGGTTGTACATCGCAAATTGCACAAAATTATTTATCAGGGTAGAATCGACAATTTATTTGCCAGCCTGGGTAAAAAAAGAGCACGGGCAACAACACATGAATTGCGGGATTGCTTAGCTGCCTTAAAACAAGGCATTATACCCTTGCCCAAAAAAACAGAAGCTATCGGTTGCTTTCTCGAAAAGCAATCTAAAAATTAA